A single genomic interval of Armigeres subalbatus isolate Guangzhou_Male chromosome 1, GZ_Asu_2, whole genome shotgun sequence harbors:
- the LOC134207198 gene encoding uncharacterized protein LOC134207198 — MAPSREKKPPALKLLMVQLKNTQTSMDDIWRFVEGYERTTTASQVNVRLLSVDELWQKYGEILADIQAHDDFEDENEAFDKARLVYSDRYYYCKAFLMDKAKEMQDPGKPIVPYELTRRQRMEFNGDIDEWISFRDLFTSLIHRKIDLPEVEKFHYLKGCLQGEPKSLIDSLKITKANYQIAWDLLLKRYDNSKLLKKRQVQALFNLPTLSKESVADLHTLIDGFEKVVQNLDQVVQPEDYKDLLLVNLLTSRLDPTTRRGWEEHSSAKDQDTLADLSDFLHRRIRILESLPVKALDSRTSLHAPQSSRQKASAVKASYGSIQSSGGRCVACKENHPLYQCSSFLRMSVRERDAVLRTNSLCRNCFRSGHIATDCTSKYRCRNCNGRHHTMVCFKQRKDRSPKIVAAAGNNNPPRMEPGDAPVPSSSQVVNMAATDATVSGSTHQFSSKVLLATAVVIVEDDEGSQFPARALLDSGSESNFIAERLSQRLRSHREKVEISVLGIGHAATRVKHQITALVRSRATAYSRNMNFLVLPKVTVDLPTARWTWYGDQLPTLNDSVFGWVVCGGLLNPTQGLRINCSTATTKVLEELVARFWASEEVGNSKVLSSEEKLCEDNFRNSVRRKSDGQYSISLPKDKDAVSRLGESRDIAFRRLQSTERRLAKDASLREQYHQFMAEYIQLGHMSKVEEAGNLVKRCYLPHHPVFKEASTTTKVRVVFDASCKTSSGVSLNDTLLVGPIVQEDLRSIMLRSRVRQIMLVADVEKMFRQVFLVEVDRSLQCILWRFDPTDPVGVYELNTVTYGTKPAPFLATRTLNQLAMDEGGRYPMAARATTEDTYMDDVITSADTEDAAQNLAICVAEGIDLDPDPAVKTLGLTWLPISDQLRFQFSIPTWNSVTQPTKRQVLSVIASLFDPLGLLGAAITTGKIIMQLLWKIRNEDQALGWDKPLPSTVGEMWRKYHEELPLLNNIRIDRCVMVPRATLIELHCFSDASTKAFGGCVYIRSHDSEGRVVVRLLSSKSKVAPLKTQSIPRLELCGALLVTQLYEKVRDSIRTPAQPFFWVDSTCVLRWIQASPNNWTTFVANRVAKIQSIAESSSWRHVSGKENPADLISRGISPKDILDNAFWWEGPDWLKEPSDHWPAASCSSSSEEAEKERRRAAVCAVSANADFNDWYLEKFASYSDLIRRTAIWLRLMKLLKNNSQNRTPAEFLSAQELREAEFVIVRRIQQEVFADEWKALSRGNTVSRKSPLRWFNPRISEDQVIRIGGRLSNSAEREATKHPMVLPARHKLTRMILKHYHLQLLHAGPQLLLGVVRLRFWPLGGRSVARNIVHQCLKCFRAKPTPIQQFMGELPVPRVTVSRPFSQTGVDYFGPFYVRPAPRRPVVKVYVAVFICLCTKAVHLELVSDLSTDRFLQALHRFISRRGRCRDIYSDNGTNFVGARNLMKDFLKLLQNSDHRDKVSKECAEEGIHWHFSPPSAPHFGGLWEAAVRSAKNHLIKVIGETLMSPEDFNTLLVQIEGCLNSRPLTPMSDDPCDLEPLTPGHFLVGSSIQSLPEPNLEAVPLNRLSQYQLIQRMLQDFWKRWRREYLCQLQGRSKRWKPAVKIEVGKLVVIRDDNLPPMKWKMARILQLHPGNDGVVRVVTLKTSTGLMKRAVEKLCLLPTPIEDRQHQA, encoded by the exons ATGGCGCCATCCCGTGAGAAGAAGCCGCCTGCGCTGAAGCTGTTGATGGTCCAGCTGAAGAACACCCAGACATCCATGGACGACATCTGGAGATTTGTGGAAGGCTACGAGCGGACAACAACTGCAAGTCAGGTCAACGTGCGCTTGCTGAGTGTTGATGAGTTGTGGCAGAAGTATGGGGAGATTCTAGCAGATATTCAGGCACACGATGATTTCGAAGATGAAAATGAGGCGTTCGATAAAGCGAGGCTAGTGTATAGTGATAGGTACTACTATTGTAAGGCGTTCTTGATGGATAAGGCTAAGGAAATGCAGGATCCAGGGAAGCCGATCGTTCCGTACGAGCTAACGAGGCGTCAGCGCATG GAGTTCAACGGAGACATCGATGAATGGATTAGCTTCCGTGATCTGTTCACTTCACTCATACATCGGAAGATAGACCTGCCGGAGGTGGAAAAGTTCCACTATTTGAAGGGATGTCTGCAAGGAGAACCGAAAAGCCTAATCGATTCGTTAAAAATCACGAAGGCCAACTATCAAATAGCGTGGGACTTGCTGCTAAAACGATACGACAACAGCAAGCTTTTGAAGAAGCGACAGGTGCAAGCTTTGTTCAATTTGCCAACGCTGTCCAAGGAATCTGTAGCGGATCTGCACACTCTGATCGACGGTTTCGAAAAGGTCGTGCAGAATCTGGACCAGGTGGTCCAACCGGAAGATTATAAGGACCTTTTGCTCGTTAACCTACTCACTTCTCGACTAGATCCGACAACACGCAGAGGTTGGGAGGAACATTCTTCAGCCAAGGATCAGGATACGCTAGCAGATCTCTCGGATTTCTTGCATCGTAGGATCCGAATTCTTGAATCGCTTCCAGTGAAGGCATTAGATTCCAGGACTTCGCTTCATGCTCCACAATCATCGAGACAGAAGGCGTCAGCTGTGAAGGCCAGCTACGGTTCTATACAATCATCTGGGGGACGATGTGTGGCGTGCAAGGAGAACCATCCCCTATACCAATGTTCTTCATTCCTACGGATGTCCGTGCGAGAAAGAGATGCAGTGTTAAGAACGAACTCCCTGTGTAGAAACTGCTTCAGATCGGGTCACATAGCGACAGACTGTACGTCCAAATACAGGTGTCGTAACTGTAATGGTCGTCATCATACAATGGTATGCTTCAAGCAGCGGAAGGATCGTTCACCTAAGATTGTCGCTGCTGCTGGCAACAACAATCCTCCACGAATGGAACCTGGTGATGCACCCGTTCCTTCATCCTCGCAGGTGGTTAACATGGCAGCCACCGATGCAACAGTGTCCGGTTCTACCCATCAATTCTCCTCCAAGGTTTTGCTGGCTACGGCGGTCGTTATCGTGGAAGATGACGAGGGTAGTCAGTTTCCGGCTCGTGCTCTTTTGGATTCCGGCTCCGAGAGTAATTTCATCGCCGAACGATTGAGTCAACGCCTCAGGTCACACCGAGAGAAGGTTGAGATCTCGGTACTCGGCATTGGACATGCTGCTACGAGAGTGAAGCATCAGATCACTGCATTGGTCCGTTCGCGAGCTACGGCTTACTCGCGGAATATGAATTTCCTCGTCCTCCCAAAGGTTACGGTGGACTTACCTACGGCAAGG TGGACATGGTACGGAGACCAATTACCGACACTAAACGATTCGGTGTTCGGATGGGTGGTCTGCGGAGGCCTGCTAAACCCCACACAAGGCCTACGCATCAACTGTAGTACGGCAACTACAAAGGTATTAGAGGAGCTAGTCGCACGGTTTTGGGCTAGTGAAGAAGTTGGAAATTCCAAGGTGCTTTCATCTGAGGAAAAATTGTGCGAGGACAACTTTCGGAACTCGGTTCGTAGGAAATCTGACGGGCAGTACTCCATTTCGCTGCCAAAGGATAAAGACGCAGTTTCCAGGTTGGGCGAGTCACGGGACATCGCATTCCGGCGGCTTCAAAGCACGGAACGCAGATTGGCGAAGGATGCCAGTTTGCGGGAGCAATACCATCAGTTCATGGCGGAGTATATCCAATTGGGACACATGTCGAAGGTGGAGGAAGCAGGAAATCTCGTGAAACGATGCTATCTGCCGCATCACCCTGTCTTTAAGGAAGCTAGCACAACTACAAAGGTCCGTGTTGTGTTTGACGCATCGTGTAAGACGTCGTCCGGTGTCTCGCTGAATGACACGCTTCTAGTAGGACCGATTGTACAGGAGGACTTACGATCGATCATGCTCCGAAGTCGAGTGAGGCAAATCATGCTGGTGGCCGATGTGGAGAAGATGTTCCGGCAAGTCTTCTTGGTTGAGGTTGATCGGTCTTTGCAATGTATTTTGTGGCGTTTCGACCCAACAGATCCCGTGGGCGTGTACGAGCTCAATACTGTGACGTACGGGACAAAGCCGGCGCCTTTTCTCGCAACACGTACGTTGAACCAGCTAGCGATGGATGAAGGAGGGCGGTACCCAATGGCTGCGAGGGCAACCACGGAGGATACGTATATGGATGACGTAATCACGAGCGCGGATACGGAGGATGCCGCAC AAAATCTGGCGATCTGTGTGGCGGAAGGAATTGACTTGGATCCGGATCCTGCTGTTAAGACGCTGGGTTTGACTTGGTTGCCGATATCCGATCAACTGAGGTTCCAGTTTTCCATTCCAACTTGGAATTCAGTGACGCAGCCAACCAAACGGCAAGTTTTGTCAGTGATCGCTAGTTTGTTCGATCCTCTAGGACTTCTAGGTGCAGCGATCACAACGGGCAAGATTATTATGCAGCTCCTGTGGAAGATCCGGAATGAAGACCAAGCACTGGGTTGGGATAAACCACTACCTTCGACGGTGGGTGAGATGTGGCGAAAATACCATGAAGAGCTCCCGTTGCTTAACAATATTCGCATCGATCGTTGCGTCATGGTTCCAAGAGCAACATTGATCGAGTTGCATTGCTTCTCCGATGCTTCTACCAAGGCCTTTGGTGGATGCGTCTATATTAGGAGCCACGATTCAGAAGGAAGGGTCGTGGTTCGGCTGCTGTCATCCAAATCCAAGGTTGCACCCTTGAAGACACAGTCTATTCCAAGGCTGGAACTGTGTGGTGCGTTGCTGGTGACGCAGTTATACGAGAAGGTTCGAGATTCGATTCGAACTCCAGCTCAACCATTCTTCTGGGTTGATTCAACATGCGTTCTGCGGTGGATACAAGCCTCACCAAATAACTGGACCACTTTCGTCGCGAATAGAGTCGCGAAAATCCAAAGTATCGCAGAATCATCATCATGGCGGCATGTTTCTGGTAAGGAGAACCCGGCGGATTTGATCTCAAGAGGTATCTCACCGAAGGATATCCTAGATAATGCTTTCTGGTGGGAGGGACCAGATTGGTTGAAAGAACCTTCAGACCACTGGCCAGCGGCTTCATGCTCATCAAGCTCAGAAGAAGCAGAGAAAGAAAGGCGGCGTGCAGCAGTTTGCGCTGTTTCGGCGAACGCCGATTTCAACGATTGGTATTTGGAGAAATTTGCTTCGTATTCAGACCTGATCCGGAGGACAGCTATCTGGTTGCGTCTTATGAAGCTTCTAAAGAATAATTCTCAAAATAGAACACCGGCAGAATTTCTATCGGCCCAAGAGCTCAGAGAAGCGGAATTTGTGATCGTTCGACGCATCCAGCAGGAGGTTTTTGCTGATGAGTGGAAGGCACTATCCAGGGGAAACACTGTTTCGAGGAAATCTCCACTTCGGTGGTTCAACCCACGTATTTCCGAGGACCAAGTCATCCGAATCGGAGGGCGATTGAGTAACTCAGCAGAACGGGAAGCTACAAAACATCCGATGGTTCTTCCTGCTCGACATAAACTCACCAGGATGATTTTGAAGCACTACCACTTACAACTTCTACACGCAGGGCCGCAGTTGCTACTCGGAGTCGTCCGTCTAAGATTCTGGCCGTTGGGCGGAAGGAGTGTGGCACGGAACATCGTTCACCAATGTCTAAAATGCTTTCGTGCTAAACCAACACCGATACAGCAGTTTATGGGAGAGCTGCCTGTCCCGAGAGTCACCGTGTCCAGGCCATTTTCACAGACCGGTGTGGACTATTTCGGTCCCTTTTATGTGAGACCCGCCCCTCGACGACCAGTGGTGAAGGTATACGTGGCGGTTTTTATATGCCTCTGCACTAAAGCGGTCCATTTGGAGCTAGTGTCAGATTTGAGCACAGATCGGTTCCTGCAAGCACTGCATCGCTTTATCAGCAGAAGAGGAAGATGTCGGGATATTTATTCCGACAACGGTACAAATTTCGTCGGTGCTAGGAATCtaatgaaggattttctgaaactgTTGCAGAACTCAGATCATCGAGATAAAGTGAGCAAGGAATGTGCAGAGGAGGGAATCCACTGGCACTTCAGTCCGCCCAGTGCACCACATTTCGGAGGGCTGTGGGAAGCGGCGGTTCGTTCGGCGAAGAATCACCTGATCAAGGTGATTGGAGAAACACTAATGTCTCCTGAAGACTTCAATACCCTTTTGGTTCAAATTGAAGGGTGTCTCAATTCTAGACCACTAACGCCGATGTCTGATGATCCTTGCGATCTTGAACCACTAACCCCAGGCCATTTTTTGGTCGGTTCCTCAATACAATCGCTACCTGAACCAAATTTAGAAGCAGTACCGTTAAATCGACTGAGTCAATATCAGCTAATACAACGAATGCTGCAGGATTTTTGGAAGAGGTGGAGAAGAGAGTATCTGTGTCAGTTACAGGGTAGGTCCAAACGCTGGAAGCCGGCTGTCAAAATAGAAGTAGGAAAACTTGTGGTCATACGAGATGATAATCTACCGCCTATGAAGTGGAAGATGGCAAGAATCCTTCAATTACATCCTGGGAATGACGGAGTAGTTCGTGTCGTCACGCTTAAAACTTCCACCGGATTGATGAAACGGGCAGTTGAGAAACTATGTCTTCTACCAACACCAATTGAAGATCGGCAGCATCAAGCATAA